The Hermetia illucens chromosome 2, iHerIll2.2.curated.20191125, whole genome shotgun sequence genomic interval attcgccatttggcttagcgaccatatgcagtggggaagaccaacagctgtttgagggcctgcagataccctgttgaacaagttgttcaaattctttccgcgcaatagccagtttctggggtggtagaggacgcaccttcgagaagatcggggaaccagtagtgttaatgttgtgctgcacattgtggttcactggttttgagagactacactcggtagtaatctggctgaacttttggaggagtgtccgaacacgagagtcggtgatgtcttccaaaagaacgaaaaggttattgtcagtgtGAGATACCACTTggtccgacgaattaaggttggtcgtggggtctataagggacttattttgcaagtccaccagcaacccatagtgacacaagaagtctgcgcctaatatggggaagctgacgtggcgctgcgctttgggtggccgtcgccaagaccccccgcggacctagttttttgcggtaggcgcgaatttacacggtagcgtacatcttgtcgctttatctccgaagttacagtggtaccagcaaatacctttgtccgcaggctgtcttgacgacctgctacccgaacgcccttttcgtgtggcagaccgtgagcgagctcgcgatctacACATCTGCAAAACTTTTGTGTTTAATTACACATCTGCAAAAACATATGTTTCactcagcaaaaaaaaacatcgtATTTCTTAACACAATATgccaatatttgaaattgaaactgtCACTATATCTAGGAATGATTACAGTCGTCACAATGAATAATAAGTGGAACGTGCTGTGTTATATTCAAATCTTTAAAATATTGCAATCCACAGCTGAGAATGACGGATACTGGCAACTACCAACCTCCTTGGTggttgagacagaagagaccggcttatttccatgcagtcttttctgtcccaaccaacagcactttctcaccgctaatcctccactcccgtggcgagttctaaaagtggagagttccgcgccatctatttgttcgtatTCGCAACGTTCGAAatatcctgccgcgccacagcttTATTCAAGTGAACCAAAATAGGATCCCCACCAATTGAAAGGATGCATCACTGTTTTCTAAATACTCatttccttatgtatttctcaaaTGGGCGCTTATGATTAAATATTAAGGGCACTTTTAGACTCTAGCTAACAACAAAAATGACTTTCAACAAACCGCTTCCTGCTTCTACCTTCTACCCCGATATTTGTTAGATAAATTTTAAAAGGATATCCTGCAAACTGTGTAATAAATTCTGCATCTCCTCCTTTAGTTCATCAACACCTTTTTGAGTTTCGATTAGTTTCCGAGCTAAAATTCtgtaaattattttaataaagaTGAAGTAGGTGAACCGCAGTTTAAGGAGTAGAACGGTTTGGTAACTTACTTATTCGAGAGTTCAGGATCGTCCGGCAGTTTCAAGTCATCGTTCGATTCTAGaagatatttaagatatttttttttaactgttaTCATTGCAAAATACACCCTCATCACTTACTATAGGACTTTTTTAAAGCTTTTACTACTTTCTCAAGGGAATCCACGGTAACATGTACTACGTTATTCAGATAACTTTTCGAAGGACACGGTTGATTCCGCAGTTTTGAGTCAtactctttttcagattttttactaAAGTTTTGAGCAGGGAGTGCCTGGGTTTTTCGTACCGACCAAGGAGGTGATGCGGAAAGAGCTTGGCTTATTTTTTCGATCTCCTCTGGGGTCCTCACCCGAGATAGTATATGCTTGGTGCGTTCAACCTCATTTTCTACACTTTCCTTTATTATGCTTGACAGGCTTGATTGCTGTTCTATTTCTTGCACTACTTGGCTCTCACCACCACCTTGAactaaatttcaactgaagaggaGTTTGTTGCCTTTATTTATAAATAGTCTTACCTGGTCTTTCGTGCAATTTCACACCACGCAAACCATGCTTTTTTCCGGCCTCGTCTATGACGTGACCTTGATTTTTGATAGCATATTTCTCGTCACATAAACTTTGACTTCCTAGGGAATCCCCGTCCCTGGTACCATGCTGATTTTCAAGTGGGCAGTTTTTTCTAATGGGACGCACGTTTGCAAATGGGCAATTGCATCTGTCAGATATATTTGAACACAGGTCTTCATTGGGGCAAACGCTACTATCATAGTAATTCCTATCGGAGAACCGGTATTGGTTAGGACATGTATTGTTGTTACATTCATTTTCCTTGGAGTTGCCTTCATCACAGACGGTTTCCGCATAATACTCATTGTCAACTGCATGTGAGACCCTTTTGGCTCTCTTACTTTCGGCAGGACATTCATAAAAATGAGGGCAATCGtttttatggatggcttcatttTTAAAAGGACAGCCACCTCCGATGGGGTATTCATTTGCACTTAAGTTTTCACAACCCACGTCATCCTGGTGTCTATTTCTAAGAGCGTACTTATTGACACCAACAAACTTATTTTCAGCTTCATTTTCTGTTCTTATGTGACACTTACAGTGCTCATTTTTGGTGGGGCAAACACTGTCGCTTTGAAATGTATTTCTTTTTTGCTCCTCACAGCGTCCACCTTTGCGTAAACACAAATGTTTCCCAGGATTTAGAAACTCGTCAAAATTACGACCTCTCGCATCCAAATGTCCGCAATAATGTGCATGGTAGACTTGAGGAGTGTCAAGCATGTTATTGTCGTTTTGACCTTTTAATGCTAGTCGATGATCAGAAGGACTGTTTTCTGAAGCTAAGACCTCATTTGCGTGTCGAGACTGGCTGCTGTCTCTTCCATCTCGTCCTTGCTTCAGTTTTCGACCTTCATAGACGGCAAAACCATGATGTTCAAATCTATTCGCCAGAGCAGGGTCCTAATGGGAAAGATACttttattttatagaaatttcAGGACTAAAATGTTAAGAAATATGTTATAGATTGGCATAAACCCCATTACCTCCCCCAGTTCGTCACCTCGCATGATATGTCGAGTGTCCAATTTTCGGAAGCACGAACCATCTGGGAATTCGATTGTCAAAAAGCGATGACGAGGACAACTGGCTTTTCCACACGCTTTTTTGTCCTCGCAACAACATTGTTCTTCCGTCATTCTGGATAGACTTTTATGCTGTTGTGCtgagatgagatgagatgagattttagaTTG includes:
- the LOC119649462 gene encoding uncharacterized protein LOC119649462 gives rise to the protein MTEEQCCCEDKKACGKASCPRHRFLTIEFPDGSCFRKLDTRHIMRGDELGEDPALANRFEHHGFAVYEGRKLKQGRDGRDSSQSRHANEVLASENSPSDHRLALKGQNDNNMLDTPQVYHAHYCGHLDARGRNFDEFLNPGKHLCLRKGGRCEEQKRNTFQSDSVCPTKNEHCKCHIRTENEAENKFVGVNKYALRNRHQDDVGCENLSANEYPIGGGCPFKNEAIHKNDCPHFYECPAESKRAKRVSHAVDNEYYAETVCDEGNSKENECNNNTCPNQYRFSDRNYYDSSVCPNEDLCSNISDRCNCPFANVRPIRKNCPLENQHGTRDGDSLGSQSLCDEKYAIKNQGHVIDEAGKKHGLRGVKLHERPVQGGGESQVVQEIEQQSSLSSIIKESVENEVERTKHILSRVRTPEEIEKISQALSASPPWSVRKTQALPAQNFSKKSEKEYDSKLRNQPCPSKSYLNNVVHVTVDSLEKVVKALKKSYKSNDDLKLPDDPELSNKILARKLIETQKGVDELKEEMQNLLHSLQDILLKFI